CGAGCTGAACTGGATCTCGCTGCGCAACGAGCCGACCGTGCACCTCATCGAGGCCGGCCAGCTCAACACGTACGACGTGCTGGTCGCCGACGAGGTCGTCTTCACCAAGGTCGCGCTCGACGAGTTCCTGGGCGGGGCCGAGAAGTCCGAGGAGGGCGACAAGTGAGCACGATCGCCGACCCGCGCGACATCATCGTCGCCCCGGTGGTCTCCGAGAAGAGCTACAGCGTTCTCGACCAGAACTGGTACACGTTCCTCGTCCACCCGGACGCGAACAAGACCCAGATCAAGATCGCGATCCAGCAGATCTTCAACGTCCGCGTGCTGACGGTGAACACCGCGAACCGCGAGGGCAAGCGCAAGCGCACCCGGACCGGCTTCGGTCAGCGCAAGGCGACCAAGCGCGCGATGGTGAAGCTGGCTGACGGTGACCGTATCGAGGCCTTCGGCGGCCCGGTCAGCTAAGGGGTTTGTGAATCATGGCAATCCGTAAGTACAAGCCGACCACGCCGGGCCGCCGCGGCTCGAGCGTCGCCGACTTCGCCGAGATCACCCGGTCGACGCCGGAGAAGTCTCTGCTGGTCCCGCTGCCCAAGAAGGGTGGCCGCAACGTCCACGGTCGCATCACCACGCGGCACCAGGGCGGTGGCCACAAGCGGCAGTACCGGCTGATCGACTTCAAGCGGAACGACAAGGACGGCGTGCCGGCCAAGGTCGCTCACATCGAGTACGACCCGAACCGCACCTCGCGCATCGCGCTGTTGCACTACGCGGACGGTGAGAAGCGCTACATCCTGGCGCCGAAGGACCTGAAGCAGGGCGACCGCATCGAGTCGGGCGTGGGCGCGGACATCAAGCCGGGCAACAACCTGCCCCTGCGCAACATCCCGGTCGGTACGACGATCCACGGCGTGGAGCTTCGTCCCGGCGGTGGAGCCAAGCTGGCCCGCTCGGCCGGCGTCGGCATCCAGCTGCTCGGCCGTGAGGGCGCGTACGCCACGCTGCGTATGCCCTCCGGTGAGATCCGTCGCGTCGACGTGCGCTGCCGCGCCACCGTCGGCGAGATCGGCAACGCCGAGCAGTCGAACATCAACTGGGGTAAGGCCGGCCGTATGCGGTGGAAGGGCAAGCGCCCGACCGTCCGTGGTGTCGCCATGAACCCCGTCGACCACCCGCACGGTGGTGGTGAGGGTAAGACCTCCGGTGGTCGTCACCCGGTCAACCCGGCTGGTAAGCCGGAGGGCCGTACCCGCCGCAAGGGCCAGGAGAGCGACAAGCTGATCGTTCGCCGCCGCTACGCCACCCGCAAGCGCGGGTAACGGGAGTTAAAAGATGCCTCGCAGCCTGAAGAAGGGCCCGTTCGTCGACGACCACCTGCTCAAGAAGGTGGAAGTTCAGAACGAGAAGAACTCGAAGAACGTCATCAAGACCTGGTCGCGGCGTTCGACCATCATCCCGGACATGCTCGGGCACACGATCGCCGTGCACGACGGGCGCAAGCACGTCCCGGTGTTCGTCACCGAGGCGATGGTCGGGCACAAGCTCGGCGAGTTCGCTCTGACCCGCACGTTCAAGGGTCACGAGAAGGACGACCGCAAGAGCCGTCGTCGCTAAGCAGATACACGGATTAGAGGATTTAGGAGCTACAGCGATGCCAGCAAAGGGCGACGCTCCGGTGCTTCCGGGCGCGCGGGCGATTGCGCGACACGTGCGCCTCTCGCCGACCAAGGCGCGCCGGGTGGTCAACCTCGTTCGTGGTCTGCCCGCGAAGGAGGCGTTGATTGTCCTGCAGTTCGCGCCGCAGGCCGCCAGCGAGCAGGTCTACAAGGTGCTTGCCAGCGCCGTTGCGAACGCGGAGAACAACGAGCGGCTCGACCCCGACGCCCTCCTCGTGAGCGAGGCGTTCGTCGACGAGGGTCCCACGCTCAAGCGGTTCCGTCCGCGGGCGCAGGGCCGGGCGTACCGGATCCGCAAGCGCACGTGTCACATCACTATCGCGGTCGAGGCGGTCCAGACGGCCCGCCCGGCGAAGAAGGCCGCGGCGAAGAAGGCCGACAAGGCCGCTGAGCCGGCTGCCGCCGAGTCCCAGAGCACGGAGGGTGCCGAGTAATGGGTCAGAAGGTTCACCCCACCGGGTTCCGCCTCGGCATCTCCACCGACTGGAAGAGCCGCTGGTTCGCGGACAAGCTCTACAAGGACTACATCGGCGAGGACGTCAAGATCCGCCGCATGATGTCCAAGGGCCTCGAGCGTGCCGGCATCTCCAAGGTGGACATCGAGCGGACCCGCGACCGGGTTCGGGTCGACATCCACACCGCCCGGCCGGGCATCGTCATCGGCCGTAAGGGTGCGGAGGCGGACCGGATCCGCGGCGAGCTCGAGAAGCTCACCGGCAAGCAGGTCCAGCTGAACATCCTCGAGGTGAAGAGCCCCGAGTCGGACGCTCAGCTGGTGGCGCAGGGCGTCGCCGAGCAGCTGTCCTCCCGGGTCAGCTTCCGGCGGGCGATGCGCAAGGCCATGCAGTCGGCCATGAAGAACCCGATCTGCAAGGGCATCCGGGTGCAGGTCTCCGGCCGTCTCGGCGGCGCGGAGATGAGCCGCACGGAGTTCTACCGTGAGGGTCGCGTTCCGCTGCACACGCTGCGGGCGAACATCGAGTACGGCTTCTTCGAGGCGCGTACCACGTTCGGCCGGATCGGCGTGAAGGTCTGGATCTACAAGGGCGACGCCGTTCCGGGTCGCGAGGTCGTCACCGAGGCTCCCGCGCGTCCGCGCCGGGACCGCGCTGACCGTCCCGAGCGTCCGCGTCGTGGCCGTTCCGGTTCGTCCGGCACGACCGCGGGCGGCACCGAGGCCGGCCGCGCGGCTCAGGCCGCGGCGACCGCCGATGACACCGCCGCTGCTCCGGCTGCGGCCGAAACGCAGCAGGAGGGCTGACCTGTGCTGATGCCCCGTAAGCCCCCAAAGGGCTTCCGTAAGCCGCACCACCCGGACCGCCACGGCGCGTCCAAGGGTGGCAACCGGGTCGTCTTCGGTGAGTTCGGTATCCAGGCTCTCGAGCCGGCGTACGTGACGAACCGGCAGATCGAGTCGGCTCGTATCGCCATGACCCGTCACATCAAGCGTGGCGGCAAGGTCTGGATCTCGATCTTCCCGGACCAGGCACTGACCAAGAAGCCCGCCGAGACCCGCATGGGTTCCGGTAAGGGTTCTCCCGAGTGGTGGGTGGCGAACGTCAAGCCGGGCCGCATTCTCTTCGAGATGTCGTTCCCGAACGAGACGGTCGCGCGTGAGGCGATGCGCCGCGCGATCCACAAGCTCCCGATGAAGTGCCGCATCGTGACGCGCGAAGTGGGTGAAAGCTGATGGCAGCGGGCGTTAAGGCAGCCGAGCTCCGCGAACTCTCCGAGGAGGAGCTGGTCGCGAAGCTGCGGGAGGCCAAGGCGGAGCTGTTCAACCTTCGCGTGCAGCGCGCGACCGGCCAGCTCGACAATCACCGTCGGCTGCAGGTCGTCCGCAAGGACGTCGCGAAGATCTACACGATCATGCGTGAGCGTGAGCTTGGTCTCTCGGTCGCGCCGGATGAGGTGACGGCATGAGTGAGAACACCACCACCGCTCCGCGCGCTCAGCGCAAGGTGCGTGAGGGTCTCGTGGTCAGCGACAAGATGGACAAGACCGTCGTCGTCGAGGTCGAGGACCGGGTCAAGCACGCGCTGTACGGCAAGGTCATCCGCCGTACCCGCAAGCTGAAGGTGCACGACGAGCAGAACGCCGCCGGCATCGGCGACCGGGTTTCGATCATGGAGACCCGTCCGCTCTCCGCCACCAAGCGGTGGCGGATCGTGGAGATCCTCGAAAAGGCCAAGTGAGTACGCTGGGCCGGCTACGGCCGGCCCAGCGGACCATCGTTCCGCCAAGCTTCGGTTGTTTCCGGAGAACTGGCAGACATAGGAGACAGACGTGATCCAGCAGGAGTCGCGACTGCGCGTCGCCGACAACACGGGTGCCCGGGAGATCCTGTGCATCCGGGTGCTCGGTGGCTCCGGTCGCCGTTACGCGAGCATCGGCGACGTCATCGTGGCCACGGTCAAGGACGCCATCCCCGGCGCCGGTGTGAAGAAGGGTGACGTCGTCAAGGCGGTCGTCGTCCGCACCAGCAAGGAGCGGCGTCGTCCGGACGGCTCGTACATCCGCTTCGACGAGAACGCCGCCGTCATCATCAAGGACGGCGGGGACCCCCGCGGTACCCGCATCTTCGGCCCGGTCGGCCGCGAGCTGCGCGACAAGCGGTTCATGAAGATCATCAGCCTGGCGCCGGAGGTGCTCTGACCGTGAAGATCAAGAAGGGCGACACGGTCGTCGTCATCGCCGGCAAGGACAAGGGTGCCAAGGGTAAGGTCATCGCGGCCTTCCCGCGGCAGGACAAGGTCCTGGTCGAGGGCGTCAACCGGGTCAAGAAGCACGAACGCATCCGCACCACCCAGCGTGGTTCGAAGACCGGTGGCATCGTCACGCAGGAAGCCGCGATCCACATCTCCAACGTCCAGATCCTGGACGACCAGGGGAAGCCGACCCGGATCGGTTACCGGATCGACGAGAACGGCGCCAAGGTCCGTATCGCGCGTACGACCGGTAAGGAACTGTGATGACTGCCGCCACTGAGACGAAGACGCTGCCGCGTCTGAAGAGCAAGTACCGGGCCGAGGTCATCCCGGCGCTCCAGGAGCAGCACAAGTACGCCAACCCCATGCAGATCCCCGGCCTGGTCAAGGTCGTCGTGAACATGGGTGTCGGCGAGGCTGCCCGGGACGCCAAGCTGATTGACGGCGCGGTCCGCGACCTGACCACGATCACCGGTCAGAAGCCGCTGGTTCGCCGGGCGACCAAGTCCATCGCGCAGTTCAAGCTCCGCGAGGGCATGCCGATCGGCGCCAAGGTCACCCTGCGTGGCGACCGGATGTGGGAGTTCCTGGACCGGCTGCTGTCCATCTCGCTGCCGCGTATCCGTGACTTCCGTGGCCTCGACGGCCGCAAGCTGGACGGTCACGGCAACTACACCTTCGGCCTGACCGAGCAGTCGGTGTTCCACGAGATCGATCAGGACAAGATCGACCGGCCGCGGGGCATGGACATCACGATCGTCACGACGGCCACCACCGACGACGAGGGCCGGGCGCTGCTGAAGCTCCTGGGCTTCCCGTTCAAGGAGAACTGAGCATGGCTAAGAAGGCGCTGATTCTCAAGGCGGCCGCGAAGCCGAAGTTCGCCGTGCGCGCTTACACCCGCTGCCAGAAGTGCGGTCGCCCGCACTCGGTCTACCGCAAGTTCGGCCTGTGCCGGGTTTGCGTGCGGGACATGGCTCACCGCGGTGAGCTGCCCGGCGTGTCCAAGGCCTCCTGGTAACCCCCGTCCAACCGCCCCACCCGCCGCCCTTAAGCGGACCTTACGGGCTGTTAACTGAAATACCGCTTCGCCGTAGGCCTGGCGTCACAACCGGGAACCCCGGCGAGAAAGGTTGACGAATACCCATGACGATGACGGACCCGATCGCAGACATGCTGACGCGTCTGCGCAACGCCAACCAGGCGTACCACGACAAGGTGACCATGCCGTACTCGAAGATCAAGGCGAACATCGCCGAGGTCCTCAAGGCGGAGGGTTACATCGCGTCGTGGACGTCTGAGGAGCCCGAGGAGGGCGCGGTCGGCAAGCGTCTGGTCGTTGAGCTCAAGTACGGCCAGAACCGCGAGCGCAGCCTCGCCGGCATCAAGCGCGTCTCGAAGCCGGGCCTGCGGGTGTACGCCAAGTCCGACGAGCTGCCGCGCGTGCTCGGTGGTCTCGGTGTCGCGATCATTTCGACGTCCCAGGGACTGCTGACCGACAAGCAGGCCCGCAAGCGGAGCGTTGGCGGGGAAGTCCTCGCCTTCGTCTGGTAACTGGAGACTTAGACATGTCGCGAATCGGACGTAAGTCGATCCCGGTCCCGGCCGGCGTCGACGTCACCATCACGGGGCAGACCGTCAAGGTCAAGGGCCCCAAGGGCGAGCTCACGCACACCGTGGCCGAGCCGATCACGGTGTCCCAGGAGGGCGCCGAACTGGTCGTCAACCGCCCGAACGACGAGCGCAAGGCCAAGGAGCTGCACGGTCTCTCGCGCACCCTGGTCGCCAACATGATCGTCGGTGTGACCGAGGGCTACAAGAAGACCCTCGAGATCAACGGCACCGGTTACCGTGTCACCGCCAAGGGCAAGGACCTGGAGTTCGCTCTGGGCTTCTCGCACCCGGTGAACATCGTGCCGCCGGCGGGCATCAGCTTCTCCGTGGAGAAGCCGACCCAGTTCACCGTGTCGGGCATCGACAAGCAGCTGGTCGGCGAGGTCGCCGCCAACATCCGGAAGATCCGCCCGCCGGAGCCCTACAAGGGCAAGGGCGTGAAGTACCAGGGTGAGGTCATCCGCCGCAAGGCTGGAAAGGCAGGTAAGAAGTGACCGCCACGCTGCTCAAGCGCCGCAATGGCGGCGGTGTCGCCGCGAAGCGTGCCGTTGGCAAGGCGCGTCGGCACTTCCGGGTCCGCAAGAACGTGCGCGGCACGGCCGAGCGTCCCCGCCTGGTCGTCACCCGGTCCTCGCGGAACATCACCGCGCAGATCATCGACGACCTCAAGGGCCACACGCTGGCTTCGGCCTCGACCCTCGACACCA
Above is a genomic segment from Actinoplanes ianthinogenes containing:
- the rplW gene encoding 50S ribosomal protein L23, whose translation is MSTIADPRDIIVAPVVSEKSYSVLDQNWYTFLVHPDANKTQIKIAIQQIFNVRVLTVNTANREGKRKRTRTGFGQRKATKRAMVKLADGDRIEAFGGPVS
- the rplB gene encoding 50S ribosomal protein L2, which produces MAIRKYKPTTPGRRGSSVADFAEITRSTPEKSLLVPLPKKGGRNVHGRITTRHQGGGHKRQYRLIDFKRNDKDGVPAKVAHIEYDPNRTSRIALLHYADGEKRYILAPKDLKQGDRIESGVGADIKPGNNLPLRNIPVGTTIHGVELRPGGGAKLARSAGVGIQLLGREGAYATLRMPSGEIRRVDVRCRATVGEIGNAEQSNINWGKAGRMRWKGKRPTVRGVAMNPVDHPHGGGEGKTSGGRHPVNPAGKPEGRTRRKGQESDKLIVRRRYATRKRG
- the rpsS gene encoding 30S ribosomal protein S19 encodes the protein MPRSLKKGPFVDDHLLKKVEVQNEKNSKNVIKTWSRRSTIIPDMLGHTIAVHDGRKHVPVFVTEAMVGHKLGEFALTRTFKGHEKDDRKSRRR
- the rplV gene encoding 50S ribosomal protein L22; the protein is MPAKGDAPVLPGARAIARHVRLSPTKARRVVNLVRGLPAKEALIVLQFAPQAASEQVYKVLASAVANAENNERLDPDALLVSEAFVDEGPTLKRFRPRAQGRAYRIRKRTCHITIAVEAVQTARPAKKAAAKKADKAAEPAAAESQSTEGAE
- the rpsC gene encoding 30S ribosomal protein S3, yielding MGQKVHPTGFRLGISTDWKSRWFADKLYKDYIGEDVKIRRMMSKGLERAGISKVDIERTRDRVRVDIHTARPGIVIGRKGAEADRIRGELEKLTGKQVQLNILEVKSPESDAQLVAQGVAEQLSSRVSFRRAMRKAMQSAMKNPICKGIRVQVSGRLGGAEMSRTEFYREGRVPLHTLRANIEYGFFEARTTFGRIGVKVWIYKGDAVPGREVVTEAPARPRRDRADRPERPRRGRSGSSGTTAGGTEAGRAAQAAATADDTAAAPAAAETQQEG
- the rplP gene encoding 50S ribosomal protein L16, which translates into the protein MLMPRKPPKGFRKPHHPDRHGASKGGNRVVFGEFGIQALEPAYVTNRQIESARIAMTRHIKRGGKVWISIFPDQALTKKPAETRMGSGKGSPEWWVANVKPGRILFEMSFPNETVAREAMRRAIHKLPMKCRIVTREVGES
- the rpmC gene encoding 50S ribosomal protein L29; this translates as MAAGVKAAELRELSEEELVAKLREAKAELFNLRVQRATGQLDNHRRLQVVRKDVAKIYTIMRERELGLSVAPDEVTA
- the rpsQ gene encoding 30S ribosomal protein S17, with protein sequence MSENTTTAPRAQRKVREGLVVSDKMDKTVVVEVEDRVKHALYGKVIRRTRKLKVHDEQNAAGIGDRVSIMETRPLSATKRWRIVEILEKAK
- the rplN gene encoding 50S ribosomal protein L14, with protein sequence MIQQESRLRVADNTGAREILCIRVLGGSGRRYASIGDVIVATVKDAIPGAGVKKGDVVKAVVVRTSKERRRPDGSYIRFDENAAVIIKDGGDPRGTRIFGPVGRELRDKRFMKIISLAPEVL
- the rplX gene encoding 50S ribosomal protein L24 encodes the protein MTVKIKKGDTVVVIAGKDKGAKGKVIAAFPRQDKVLVEGVNRVKKHERIRTTQRGSKTGGIVTQEAAIHISNVQILDDQGKPTRIGYRIDENGAKVRIARTTGKEL
- the rplE gene encoding 50S ribosomal protein L5, with the protein product MTAATETKTLPRLKSKYRAEVIPALQEQHKYANPMQIPGLVKVVVNMGVGEAARDAKLIDGAVRDLTTITGQKPLVRRATKSIAQFKLREGMPIGAKVTLRGDRMWEFLDRLLSISLPRIRDFRGLDGRKLDGHGNYTFGLTEQSVFHEIDQDKIDRPRGMDITIVTTATTDDEGRALLKLLGFPFKEN
- a CDS encoding type Z 30S ribosomal protein S14 — protein: MAKKALILKAAAKPKFAVRAYTRCQKCGRPHSVYRKFGLCRVCVRDMAHRGELPGVSKASW
- the rpsH gene encoding 30S ribosomal protein S8; translated protein: MTMTDPIADMLTRLRNANQAYHDKVTMPYSKIKANIAEVLKAEGYIASWTSEEPEEGAVGKRLVVELKYGQNRERSLAGIKRVSKPGLRVYAKSDELPRVLGGLGVAIISTSQGLLTDKQARKRSVGGEVLAFVW
- the rplF gene encoding 50S ribosomal protein L6 yields the protein MSRIGRKSIPVPAGVDVTITGQTVKVKGPKGELTHTVAEPITVSQEGAELVVNRPNDERKAKELHGLSRTLVANMIVGVTEGYKKTLEINGTGYRVTAKGKDLEFALGFSHPVNIVPPAGISFSVEKPTQFTVSGIDKQLVGEVAANIRKIRPPEPYKGKGVKYQGEVIRRKAGKAGKK
- the rplR gene encoding 50S ribosomal protein L18, producing MTATLLKRRNGGGVAAKRAVGKARRHFRVRKNVRGTAERPRLVVTRSSRNITAQIIDDLKGHTLASASTLDTTIRGTEGDKSAHAGKVGTLLAERAKAAGISKVVFDRGGNKYAGRIAALADAAREAGLEF